GCCGAATTCGAGAACGAGGCCCAGCGTGCCCGCAAGCAGTACGGCACCGAGCGTGGCGGCCTCCAGGTAGGAATCGCTCTGGTTGACCGCCATGATCGCAATTTCCCCGGACGTGGTCTTCTCGGCGTCCGCCACCGCGGCGCGTATGGCCTCGCGGTCCGAATCGTTAAAAAATGTCTTCGCGTGTGCCCTCATTCTTCACCTACCAGCTGTCCGATGCGCCGCCGCCGCCGAAATCACCGCCGCCGCCGGAAAAACCGCCATCGCCCCCGGATGAACCCCCGCCGAATCCCCCGAACCCCCCGCCCATGAAACCGCCGCCCGACATGCCCGCGAGCATGGGGATGATGAGACCGGCTACCAGTCCTACACCGGCCAGGATGAGAAGCATGGGCAATCCAACCGCCGGAAGGAAGATGGCTCCCGCGATGGGAAGTCCAACCGCGCCCGCCGCGCCCGAAAGTATCTTTGAGATTTTTCCGATAATGCTGATGACGATCAGGAACACTATACCGATCACGAAGAGCGGCGTTCCCCCATCCCCATCGTCCCTGGACGTCCCGGGTTTATCCGAAGCCGTATACTCCCCCTTCGCCGCGGCGATGAGCGCGCGGACACCGGTTTCGATACCGCCGGAGTAATCCCCGTCCTTGAAATGCGGTATTATTTCATGACGGATGATCCGGCCCGTCATGAGATCGGTGAGCTTGCCCTCCAGGCCGCGCCCAACCTCTATCCTGATCTTTCGGTCGTTGCGGGCGACGAGCAGTATGGCCCCATTGTCGAGCCCCTTCTGCCCGATTTTCCACTGCTCGGCGACTTTTATGGAATATTCCTCGAGGGCTTCCCCTTCGAGCGACTTCACCGTGAGTACCACGATTTGCGTGGAATCGGTACGCTCGAGGGCCGCAAGCTCGGTTTCGAGCGCCTGGGCGGCCTGCGGCGAGAGCATGCCGGCGAGGTCGTTCACCCTCCCCCGGAGGGGCGGTACGTCAAGCGCCTGCGCCGCCGCGGGAAGCAGGACGGTACACAGGAGGAATGCCGCGACGCGCAGGCCCATGCGGGGATACCCTGCGGCCCTAGAACTGGACCTTGGGAGCGGTCTTCGCACCTTCATCGGCTTTGAAGGGCTCCTTGCGCTCGAGGTGCAGCATGAGCGAATTGGTGACGCTGTTGGGGAATGTGCGGATGCTCACGTTGAAGTCCTGCACGGACTTGTTATACCGCACGCGCGCGACGTTGATCCTGTTTTCCGTACCCTCGAGCTGGTTCTGCAAATCCCTGAAATTCTGGTTTGCCTTGAGGTCGGGATATTTTTCGACGACCACCATGAGCCGCGAGAGCGCGCCGGAAAGCTCGCCCTGCGCCTGGTTGAATTTCGCGAAGGCGGCGGGATCGTTGACGAGCTGCGGCGACGCCTGGATCGAGCCTACCCTCGCGCGCGCCTCGGTGACCGCCTTGAGCGTATCGGCCTCGTGCTTCGCGTATCCCTTGACGACCTCGACAAGGTTGGGGATAAGGTCGGCGCGTCGCTGGTACGCGGCCTCGACATCCCCCCACGCGGCGAACACGGCTTCTTCGTTTTTCTGCATGGCATTGTATCCGCACCCCGAAACGAGCGCGGTCGCGAAAATCAGCAATATCGGAACCACTATCCTCTTCATCATTACCCCCGTGGAATTCGTATCTTTTAAATGGGCCGGGCGCCGATATACCCCTGTGCGACCCGGAGCGGCGCGGCACTGGTAAAATATACTTTTGCCGTCCAGGTGGCAAGTATAATTTCATTAACCGCGCCCTGCCCCCGGGGACGCGGCGATATTTACATTTTCTTTACAAATTTATTATACCGGGTTAACCGCGTACCCGTTTCTTGGCTTTCATCAGTCTCATCAAACACCTCAAGGAGGCATTTTAAGCCATGACATTAAATTCAATCGGCAA
Above is a genomic segment from Spirochaetota bacterium containing:
- a CDS encoding methanol dehydrogenase — protein: MGLRVAAFLLCTVLLPAAAQALDVPPLRGRVNDLAGMLSPQAAQALETELAALERTDSTQIVVLTVKSLEGEALEEYSIKVAEQWKIGQKGLDNGAILLVARNDRKIRIEVGRGLEGKLTDLMTGRIIRHEIIPHFKDGDYSGGIETGVRALIAAAKGEYTASDKPGTSRDDGDGGTPLFVIGIVFLIVISIIGKISKILSGAAGAVGLPIAGAIFLPAVGLPMLLILAGVGLVAGLIIPMLAGMSGGGFMGGGFGGFGGGSSGGDGGFSGGGGDFGGGGASDSW
- a CDS encoding LemA family protein, with the translated sequence MKRIVVPILLIFATALVSGCGYNAMQKNEEAVFAAWGDVEAAYQRRADLIPNLVEVVKGYAKHEADTLKAVTEARARVGSIQASPQLVNDPAAFAKFNQAQGELSGALSRLMVVVEKYPDLKANQNFRDLQNQLEGTENRINVARVRYNKSVQDFNVSIRTFPNSVTNSLMLHLERKEPFKADEGAKTAPKVQF